The following proteins are co-located in the Malus sylvestris chromosome 13, drMalSylv7.2, whole genome shotgun sequence genome:
- the LOC126595547 gene encoding uncharacterized protein LOC126595547 encodes MIRVPRDDAKGGGGGGGGGRGRGRGRANSLARSESGRGKNPAQPAELRDEKKETKVVESSMSKLQLDDDTPTSKKKRYRESKKCHSQNEHCAVCFVDGHHQHLCPYRESVALGVTKVGEGYILMCRTCGFVGNVCLHGRSYARPYRRCYWRLKHGYPIHEEVEQIRARQREMAEMSRARVERGEPSLLDDTSSDSSSDTSSDSSSDSSFEI; translated from the exons ATGATCCGGGTACCCAGAGACGACGCCAAGGGCGGAGGCGGAGGCGGAGGCGGAGGCAGAGGCAGAGGCAGAGGCAGGGCCAATTCGCTCGCGCGATCAGAATCCGGGCGGGGGAAGAATCCAGCCCAGCCAGCGGAGCTCCGAG AtgagaagaaagaaacaaaagttGTCGAAAGCTCTATGAGTAAACTCCAACTTGATGATGATACTCCTACTTCAAAGAAGAAACGTTACCGCGAGTCTAAGAAATGCCATTCTCAGAATGAGCATTGTGCAGTTTGCTTTGTGGACGGCCACCACCAACATCTGTGTCCCTACCGGGAAAGTGTCGCGTTGGGTGTAACTAAAGTTGGAGAGGGCTATATACTAATGTGTAGGACTTGTGGTTTTGTGGGTAACGTCTGCCTTCATGGCCGCTCTTATGCTCGTCCCTATAGGCGGTGTTATTGGCGTCTGAAACATGGGTACCCAATCCACGAGGAAGTGGAGCAAATCAGGGCAAGACAGAGAGAAATGGCTGAAATGTCCAGGGCACGAGTGGAGAGAGGTGAACCATCCTTATTGGATGATACCTCTTCCGATTCCTCTTCTGATACCTCTTCCGATTCCTCTTCTGATTCCTCTTTTGAGATATAA
- the LOC126595555 gene encoding uncharacterized protein LOC126595555 isoform X1 yields MRRLMLELKQTMDMYSTACKEALTAKQKATELHRWKLEEGQRLEQVRLAQEAALALAENEKLKCMAAMEAAEAAQRIAVMEAQKRRNAEMKAFKEAEEKKKAIEAKTYDFMFRKYTIEEIEAATNNFSREKPTLRAKARFCEWD; encoded by the exons ATGAGGAGGCTCATGCTAGAGCTCAAGCAAACAATGGACATGTACAGTACAGCCTGCAAGGAGGCACTCACAGCAAAACAGAAG GCAACCGAACTCCACCGGTGGAAATTGGAAGAGGGACAGAGATTAGAACAGGTACGATTAGCTCAGGAAGCTGCATTGGCACTTGCAGAGAATGAGAAATTGAAATGTATGGCAGCCATGGAGGCTGCAGAAGCAGCTCAAAGGATCGCAGTAATGGAAGCACAGAAAAGGAGGAATGCAGAAATGAAAGCCTTTAAAGAAgctgaggagaagaagaaggcaatAGAAGCAAAAACATATGATTTCATGTTCAGGAAATACACAATTGAGGAGATTGAAGCAGcaacaaataatttttcaagAGAGAAACCGACCTTGCGTGCCAAGGCTCGATTTTGTGAATGGGATTGA
- the LOC126595555 gene encoding uncharacterized protein LOC126595555 isoform X2 translates to MTLSILKDEATELHRWKLEEGQRLEQVRLAQEAALALAENEKLKCMAAMEAAEAAQRIAVMEAQKRRNAEMKAFKEAEEKKKAIEAKTYDFMFRKYTIEEIEAATNNFSREKPTLRAKARFCEWD, encoded by the exons atgacattgtcaattttaaaagatgag GCAACCGAACTCCACCGGTGGAAATTGGAAGAGGGACAGAGATTAGAACAGGTACGATTAGCTCAGGAAGCTGCATTGGCACTTGCAGAGAATGAGAAATTGAAATGTATGGCAGCCATGGAGGCTGCAGAAGCAGCTCAAAGGATCGCAGTAATGGAAGCACAGAAAAGGAGGAATGCAGAAATGAAAGCCTTTAAAGAAgctgaggagaagaagaaggcaatAGAAGCAAAAACATATGATTTCATGTTCAGGAAATACACAATTGAGGAGATTGAAGCAGcaacaaataatttttcaagAGAGAAACCGACCTTGCGTGCCAAGGCTCGATTTTGTGAATGGGATTGA